GCCCCGTGGAGCCTGCCACGATCCCGGAAAACCACGAGAAAAAGAAACCCCCGTGGTCCCTGTAAAAAATACGACGCTACCGAATTAAAGTCGTAATACTGGTATTGTAGtcctatttaataatttacatgTCGGATTGCTTCTTCAGTCAATATGATCTGCTTGAATCGTTTTGCAGTTTGGTCGGCCTTACGGTACGACTCCGGTTTGAAGTCGTTGATAATGCACAATTgctatgttaaattaaaaaccaatcATGCGTTGTAAAGGCAATGATCTTCTGTGCATGCTCCACACAGATTTTGGAAATATGTGTCGTGTGGCGCATGAAGActaaggaaattataaattgcaattttagcaaattaagcttgataaCGGTTGTATACGATAAACAACCCTTCATAGGTTTTCTGGAATTCTCTTCGTTCGCTAGAGGAGCACGGTTTGCTGAATGTACTGAAATACCACAACCTGGGGGACCACCAACACACAGTGTCATTTTGTGCCCGAAAGCGGACaagctatttttatttgctcATTCGATAGAGCTTATGTAAAAACAAACCTATTAAagaatacatatattattaatacaatagATATAGCAAAGTCTGGAGGAGTCTGTTCGGCTCGGGATCCCGGCGAAAAAAGTCTGACCTCGCTTATGTTTTTGCCGATGACGCAACGCTTAGTTTTTCACACAAGACAAGCTGCCAAAGTGGCAGCATCGCTCGTCACACGCGGGACGCAGTGTTGTTAACACTTATAATTACAAAACGAAGTAACAGTGTACCAATCTCATGATACAGTTTCTTAAATAAGATTCTAATACTTCTTGTAATACTTGGagtactaaactaaactaaaaaaaggcAATCAAATTCAGTTGTTGCGGTCTCggcattaccaaactagatggcggtAAGAATTCTGCTCAACAAAGcgggaaaaaaaataattaaaaaaataacaaaggaaaaaaaattgtccttTCGCACACTCGTGCTAAAAAATGGCTGAAGACAAGTATATTTCAACCTCCGCTCGGTTATGAAAGCGtccgaaaataatttaaaaataaggtaGAATATGCCGCCCAAAAAAAAGCGTTTGGTCTTTACCAATACATACCTATTTCGGCGATTATAGACATTGAATAACATCACAATATGCGATCGGTACCCAGTACTACGAATTAAAGACTTTACATTCCAAGTAGCGGACAAGACTGTGTTTTCTACCATCGATCTAAACAGAGCATATCAACAGATAAAAGCCCGTAAAATAGACATATATAAGACTGCAATAATTACCACAGTGGGACTCTTCGAATTCCCAGTTTTAACGAATGCTGGACAATCCTTCAAACGATTCATTCACGAAGTTCTTCAAGGTCTTGATTTCGTCTATACATTCATAGGCGACCTTTTGGTTGCTAGCCCTGACAAAACGAGAAACACCTACGtacagtttgacggccgattggcccagtttgcagcgacactgCGACACGGCCAAcgtgagcccaaggccgtgggttcgattcccacaactggaaaatgtttgtgtgatgagcatgaatgtttttcaatgtctgggtgtttatatatatatatattctaagtatttatgtatatctttgacagatggcgctgggttccgctagttattcataaaaatattcatcagtcatcttagtacccataacacaagctacgcttactttggggctaggtggcgatgtgtgtattgtcgtagtatatttatttatttatttagttctaCGAAGACTATAAGACAATGGCGTCACAATAAATTCCTCGGTTTTACCTTAAGCAGAGACGGTATCAAACCGCCTGCCGTAAAAGTCACAGCAATATGTTTTTTCATGCGCAAAGTCttgattattgattttgatttaatattatgttactatcTGATTTATATTATCTAAAGTCACTAGTCAACACAACCTtctttgaatagttttatggcCACATGGTAAAAAttctactaaaaaaaacttctttcaTATTTGACTGCGTTCTATTCTCTGTAAAGATTCAACTTCAAAAGTTGAAGTCGAAGTTGAATTCTATAACGAAATAATCTGAGGAAAATCGGTCGAATAACGAGAACAATTGTGtcgataattatatatatatagcaatttaaataaaactttggcAAGTTCTGTACGACCGCAAGCGCGGCTAGCGATGGAGATCATGTACGCGTATAGCAAGAAGCGCGGCAACTTCGGCCGCCAGCCTCAGTTCTGCGAGCAGGGCCCCGAGCTGTGCGACAGCGTGGCCGCCGCGCCGCGCGAGCAGCGCCACTACGCGCTGCGCAACCCCGTGCACCGGCCCGCGCAGCACGCGCCGCGCTACTCCGAGCACTTCGCCAACACCGTCAGGTAGCGCGGGCGGGGGGCTCACCGACAGCACCGCTGGTGTAGGGTCCCTGAACAGGTCACACAGGGAGTACATTTCACGGTGTTGTGGGGCGCAAGCTCATTCATTATTGTACCTTTTATTTCTAGAGCGGAGTATTCGACGACCGGCGCCAACCACTCGGAGGGAGGATGGCCGAGAGACGTCAACCTGTTGGACCCTGAGGCGACTCAGAGGTATCGCAGGAAGGTCGAGAAGGACGACCCTTACATCCACTGCGTCATGTCGATGTCCCCGGTGAGTACTCGAAACGAGCGCGGGCAGCGGTCGGAAGCAACAATCGATGACCCATTTCCTTCATTTCGACGAGGATAATCATTTCAGGGGATGGACCACTACATCATGCAGAACAACGCGATCGACATGTACCGCGCGTACTACGCCGAGATGCCCGCGCTGCCGCCCGTGGAGCGGAACAGCTGCCGCACCGTGAACGTGTTCCGCGACGCGGCGGGCGCGGCCGGCCGGCCCGTGCGCTCGCTCAGCTGGCAGCCCGAGGGCGGCCCCCTGCTGGCCGTGGCCCACGCGGCCGCGGAGCcggcgccgcgcgcgccgcTGGCGTCGTTCCTGTGGGACGTGGAGCGCGCCAGCCAGCCCGTGCTGGCGCTGGAGGCCGGCGCGCCGCTGCTGGCCCTGCAGTTCAACCCGCGCGACGGCCACGTGCTGGCGGGCGGGCTGGCGGACGGGCGCGTGGGCGCGTGGGaccggcggcgcggcggcgcggcggcgctgACGTGCCCGGCGCACGCGGCGCACCGCGAGCTCGTGCGCAGCGTGCTGTTCGTCAACTCCAAGTCGGGTCAGGAGTTCTTCTCGGGCGGGCCCGACGGGGCCTGCAAGTGGTGGGACCTGCGCAACCTGAGCGAGCCCACCGACGAGATGATCATGGACGTCATCAAGTCGTCCTTCGACGTGCAGAGCATGGCCAACGCCAATGGCATCAGCGTCATGGAGTACGAGCCGACGATTCCCAGTCGCTTTATGGTCGGCACCGAAAACGGTCTAGTCATCGGAGGGAACCGCAAAGGCAAGACACCGATGGAGAAGTTGCCACTCAAGGTGTTcttctgttttttaataataataataatgacgttTATTTCAcggtaagatattttttgtatataaaaacatttcgtACCGATTCATCGTATCGTAAGTTGTATATAATCCTTAGAATTTTGAACAATAACCAACAGAATGGCCGATGAAACTACCGTAGAGAACGCAGAcaatttattcaaatcaaaGCCTAGAATTTATGGTATTACAACGTAATCTATTATATTACATGACGTGCAATTGGTTTAAAATTTTGAAGGATCTAGTCCTAATAATAGGGATGTAATGTCTTATAGACGAGAGATGTCGTTTCACGTTTCCTATGAATGTGTTGCAGTTCGATGCGCACCGCGGGCCCGTGTGGTCGCTAGAGCGCAACCCCGGCTTCCTGAAGAACTTCCTGACGGTGGGCGACTGGACCATCCGCGTTTTCAGCGAAGACTGCCGCGAGTCCGCCGTGCTGTGGTCGCCGCCGCTGCGCCACAAGGTGTCGGCGGCCACGTGGAGCCCCACCAGGTGAGGCTACCAAGCGAGGCGCGCCCGCGGGCCCCACTGGGCGCGGCGCTGACGCCACTGTGTGCAGGCTGTCGCTGATGCTGGTGCTGCAGAGCGACGGGCGCCTGGCGGCCTGGGACCTGCTGCGGCGCCAGCACGCGCCCGCGCTCAGCGTTCAGCTGTGCGCCGAGCCTCTGCTGCGCGTCCGGATGCACGACGGCGTAAGTGCGCGTGCGCCCGTGCGCGTGCGCTGACCCCGTGCGCGCGCGCTGACCCCGTGCGCGCGCGCTGACCCCCCGTGTGCGCAGGGCGCGCTGGCGGCGTGCGGCAGCAGCGCGGGCCGCGTGTTCCTGGTGGAGCTGGCGGCGGGCCTGGCGCAGTCCGACAAGAACGACAAGGCGCTGCTCACCGCGGTGCGTGCCGCACTCACACTCAGTattcttttaattgtttattctGTTTCTAAAATATTCATACAAGGAAGCGGCAGTAGTTTGAGTTTTTAAAAACATGATTCACAGGGTGCCGAGATTTAATCTCATGCATTTTTTCTTGAAGATGAATGCTCTATTTACTCTGTAGAGTTTCCTCAAATAGTCAGTCCATATCGAAGTACTGATTACACGGTAAGAGCAGTTTTTATGCTGACCGTTTGCTACGgagaatattttatacaaatctaTTGAGCCTGTTaaatacctacattatttttatttatttatttacttaaattttccACGAGCAATGttagtctatttttttttttttaaatttgacatCTACAATCAGTCTATAGACTATAAGTGCATTTTTGTAGTTTGTATTGACTTTGTTATGACGGCCAATGTCCTCAAGTCTGCACAGTGTCGAGCACTTCTgctgattattaataattactgaTTCCAATGATTACTGTTGGCATTGCTTAGTTATGATGTATGAATCTTAGAGTTGCGTGTAAACCAGGAAGCATTAGCAATCGTTTTGAGGATTCTATTCTGGGCTCTTTTAATGAACAGAATGTTAGATTTGCAAGCAGTACTCCATAGTCCaaagacattattaattattactatacagttttcactgggttatcaccgcttttgaACGGTTCACTACGGATAAAATAGAACATGAATTACCTTTAGTCAAGGCGTTGGTCAGTATTATTTGTAGACAGTGAAGCAGAGAGATGGCTAACGTACGTTTCCTTCCAAGGTAATGAGGTGTGGTAGTCTGACTAGCATTTGTCGATTCTTGTAACTTCCTTTTGGTTCGTAGATAAGCGGCGAGTGCGCCGTAAGCGTGTATCGTGGTTTCGCTCATGGCGTAGAGCGACTCCGGCAACCCTGACAGCCGGCGGCGCCCGCAGGTGCTGGAGCGCGAGAGCAAGCGGGAGCGCATCCTGGAGGCGCGCATGCGCGAGATCCGGCTCAAGCAGCGCCAGGCGGAGGAGGGCAGCCTGGCCGCGTCCGCCGCCTCCGCCGACTGCGCGGCCGCCGACCGCGACCTCGCCGACGCCTCCGCCGACTACGCGGCGCAGGTCCGGAAGGAGCTGGGCGCCACGGCGTAGTGCAGTGGAGGCGCACTTGTTCGCACCGCCACCCTCACTAGATAAGAACGGTTTAGGCCATAGTTTGTAGCCTTTGAGAACTTTCggtctcagccatgcaggttagTTGAAACCCGGACGAGAAGCATAGGTCAGGTAAAAACAATACTTAactgatgtaaaaaaaaatgtattatagaTATCGCTATATCACTTTCCCCATGCGCCATGAAACGCCATGaaagttcattaaaaaaaatcgtgacTGCGTTCGTTGtgcgagagaaaaaaaaatttgagtaGGTTTGTACAACAACATTTTGTATTAATCATTAATTACCtacaatcttattttattatttcaattgcACCTTTCTTTAAGCACTATTTTTTATGGTTACTTAGTAACTATATTTAGAATCGTGACTTGAACCTTAAATACCGCGTAGGGCAAAACGGATCCCTGTTGCCCTATTAGATTAACTccttatatacatttttaaacctTTGCAGATAGACTTGCAGTTCGGAATATGTCGAAGTAATTGGCGAGGTTCACATTCGTTTTTGGTCTAGGACAACAGGAACATTTTTTTTGGCTTACGTGTTCAAATGATTTAGAACTAGTGTCGAATTATGcaacaagaaataataaaaaggcaAAACGAGATATGACTGGTTTTCTGGTTCCGAGCATGGATATCCACTAATTGTACTAAGAGCGCCGGAACCAAAATCTTTGGCAAGAATAAGAGGCCATAGGTGGAGTAATTTATTACCAACTGTAAGAAATATGATTCAAAATACATAGCTCATAGACCaagcattaaaatttgagaagACAACTATGAAGAAGGACTACTGATAAAGAAGACCCTACAAAACTAAACCTAAATCATCCTCCGTCTAGCAAAAACCAGGAACCCGAAACTTGACTGTTGCGTAGTGCGCTGACCCGACTGGTGCACCGGACACCGCCAGTGCTGATGTTGGGCGCATGAAGACTGCGCTTCTTATGTGGGAGTTTTTATGTATGTGATGTTTTTCCtaaccgttgaaacaagtaaaAAACtgaatgtataaatattaacacaAGCAAATCTCGTTTCATACTTTCTGAAAATTGTAACACTACGGTACTAGTCAAATATAATAGCCACTTTACTATTTCATTCATCGAAATAACTTAATTTGATCACGTTTGATTTAttgcattgtatttttttatttccgttTAATAACAGCTTTTTACGTCAATAGTTggtaataaattacttaataggtaggcattaattaattttcagaGAATAAATAGGTTCTCAAATCGATTCGTGATtagatttttgttattgtttttcaatTATGTTCGTTAATTTACGTGATCTTGTTTATACAGTAGAGATAGTTTTGAACATAAACACCATTCTACTTTGAGTTCCAGTCTTTCAATCGGAATATCTTTTAATGTCTTACGTTATATCTTTTTGTTAGCATGTTAAACTCTTCTATTATCAGGAGTACTAAAAAGATTAATCTCGCACACGGATCGCTTTGACGgacataaaatagttttttgtcATTTCGTCACGAGTATTGGtagctttaaatataataccgGAGTTATTAAAAGACCGGCCGTATGCCGCCGGCGCAGTCGCTCCGCACCGCGCGGACCGTCATTCCGGTCCCGGCACTCGGGGGCTAAAAATACGGGCGCGCGGCTGAGTTCCCCGCATCCCGCCGCGTGGGACCGCCATGGGCGAGCGCTGGGGCGGCGCGGGCGCCGGGGTGGCGCTGCGCTGCGTGTTCGAGCGCCTGGCGCCGCGCGAGCTGTGGCGCTGCGGCGCCGTGTGCCGCGCGtggcgccgcgccgccgccgagCCCGCGCTGTGGCGCCGCGCGCTGCGCCCGCGCGCCCGGCCGCAGGCGCTGCGCGCGCTGGCCGCCGCCACGGCAGGTCTGTCGGCATGCTTGTACCTCGGAATCAAACGAAGGCTCCGTGCTTCAGCTTTCCTACCTGCTAAAGATTTGATATCAGTATCATATAAAGTTGCTGGCTGGTTTATAcggcatttaattttaaaagaaatattttcaaattaaaaatttttcaAACATCTGAACATCGATCgcattttatgcaattgttttaattttgttcaaaTACACCTTATCTGGAGCGAACTTCGAGTATTTCTTCCTtctgagtttgatttaaaatttcattaaaatacgtATAGTATTTTTAGTATAGTTGAGGACTGAATTATGCCTGACTTAGCCCCAACGGAGATTGGCAGGGCACTCGAAATGCAaagaaatgtttgtttgtttgtttgttttaagtctttattgcacacacacattttatataaattaaacacaaatagaagaaacttaaaataataaaaataaaatagagcgtgcaaaggcggtcttatcactaaagcgatctcttccagacaacctttgacgttaggaaaaaaaaaacgaaggaacgggttggtgcagcaatttaagtataaaaaaaataaaaaatatatattaaatggtCAAACCTACAGAGTGATATCCAGAGGTCTTCgttgatgtgtgtgtgtgtggattcGAAATGTTAGTAGCTGTGAACCTTACGGGTTTCAACAGCGTCACCGGTGGGTCGGGGCGAGCGCGTAGCGTCGCCTGATGAAGGGTTttgagccctagggctcgaGGAAAATCGGGGTGACGTCTACCTAGGGGCGTCTCCTGcgagactcggacctcggcttaggCGGACGTCGGAATTTGGTGGACtgatcggacggtgattagtccgtacgtccccgtggccgtgggttgagtccacgtccgggtgacgtaagaaatcggggacctcgtcttcgccggcgaagacgctgtgtcgTGGTAACTATGTCGTCGGTGTGTAGCCCTAAAGCCCTAGCATAGGGAGCGTTGTCCGTCGTTATGTCGTCGTCGGGGTCGTCAAGGACGTGTCTCGGTCGTCTCCTATTAGGATCGACGTTTGGATTGGGCGTGTATGAACACGCCTTCACCACTAACGGGTTGGGATGAGACTCGGTTCTCTTAAAGTTACTTTTAGAGAGCCGTTTAAAATAACTAGCTATCGTAGGGAGGTCTAGGTCCCTATGAAGGTCAGAGTTGCGCACGAACCACGGGCAGTTGGTGGCCATGCGCATTGTTTTGCAGCTTTTGCAAGCTGCTAAACGATCTGTGCGGGAGATGTGCAAACACGGGACTCGCGTAGGTCATTATAGGGCGAATACAGATTTTATACAAGGTGACCTTGTGTCTGAGGGACATTTTACTTTTGCCGCTAATCATGGGGTAGAGACGACTTAGCACAAACGCGGCCTTTTTACGGACCCTGCGAATGTGCGCTGCGAAGCTCATACGCTTATCGAAGGTGACTCCTAGGTACTTGACTTTATCTTGCCAAGGGACGGGGCGCCCGTAGAGGGTTAACTGTTTGCGATTCCATCGGGGATACCTTCTGAAACCAgagaagagcaccgctgcgctcttctccgGGTTCACCTCGATCCTCCAACGCTGGAACCAATCGCCTAGGCGGTCGGCCGCGTTCTTGAGGCGAGCCCTAATGGTGTTGGGATTAATGTCGGTGGCGTAGACGGCGGTGTAATCCGCGAATTGAGCGATGTGGACTTTATGAAAGTCCTGTGGGATGTCGCTAGTGAAGAGCGCATAGAGCAAAGGGGAGAGCgaggagccctgagggactcccgctcttATCGGCCTGGCAGTGGATAGCGTACCGTCTATACGGTAACGGAAAGTGCGGTTCGTGAGATAGTTCCTCAACAGGTGCACTAACCTGTTGGGAACTCCTAAATGGTGGAGCTTGTAAAGCAAGCCTTCGTGCCATACTCTGTCGAACGCTTTAGCCACGTCGAAGAATATAGCGCCGGTCGGAATGTAGCTCGTTAGGCTATGGAACCCGTGTAGGACGTGTTCCGTGAATCGGTGCGCCTGATGGACGCAAGAGTGTTTGGCTCTGAAGCCGAATTGCTGGTCGTTGAGGAGCTTTcgctcctctacgactgcctttaATCTATTCAGAATTACCCGCTCAAACACCTTTGCCAGTGAGTTGAGTAGGCTTATGGGGCGATAGCTAGTGGGAAGATTGCGGGGTTTGCCCGGCTTCGGGATACCTATTACGTTTGCTTCTTTCCACGAGTCGGGAAAGTAGCAGTGTGCCAGGAATGTGTTGAAAATAACAACCAGTAGGTTTATTATTTCACCGGGGAGTAATTTGAGCGTTTTGTTGTTGATGGAATCGGGACCGGGGCCTTTTTTACTGTGAAAGCCCTTGATAATCGTATGAACCTCCTCGCAGGTCGTGGGTGGAAGAGGGTCACCATCGGGGGGCAGGGAGAAGAGTGTttcgagttcgctttcgactttCAACACTTGGGTCCTATCTATTGATATTGTGCTAGGGGAGCATTGTGCTTCTAAACTATCGGCCAAGCACTCGGCCTTATCGATATCGTCAAAGGCGGGCGGTTGGTCGGGTCTAAGTAACGGTGGGGTTGCTGCGACTCTATTACTTCGTGAGAGAGAACGGGCCAGCTTGTAGTACTCTACATGCGATGGCCTGAGCTCTCCCAAAAAGCGGTCCCATTTATCGTCGCGTAGTAACTTGAGGTTATCCAAAAGTTCCCTTTGGGCCTTCCAGAGAAGTCTCCGGTTACGTCTGTTTGGACATTTGTCATGGGCTCTTTGAAGGCGGTTCTTATTAGTGATCAACTGTCTAGCTTCGTCCGGGAGAGGCCTACGGACGGGTCCGATCGGCATTACCCGGGAGGAGATGCTGACAGAGTGACCGATGTGGTTAACCAGGTGCTGTGAGGCAACACGGGCGTCTTCTAATGAATCTATGGTGTCAGGGATTCGAGAGAGATGCTCCGATTCTTTCGACTTTAGATGCTCTGCGAGCGTCTTGTAGTCGATGATCGTTCGGGACGGGGGCGCCTCTGTAGGCAGGGGACCTAGCTGGAGCTGAACGGGACGGTGGTCTGAACATAGTTCGGATAACACTTCCAAAGAGTATACTTCCAGAGCGATATTCTTAAGAAGTGCTATGTctagtatgtccggtcggtcgttGAGTCTGTCGCTGTTAGGGAAGCGGGTCGGACTGTCAGGGGCGACTATAACGAAATTGAATTCGGGTCGCATGAACAGTTTGTCGAGTTGGATACCTCGTTTGTTGTTTA
This Pararge aegeria chromosome 3, ilParAegt1.1, whole genome shotgun sequence DNA region includes the following protein-coding sequences:
- the LOC120637019 gene encoding dynein intermediate chain 2, axonemal-like, which encodes MEIMYAYSKKRGNFGRQPQFCEQGPELCDSVAAAPREQRHYALRNPVHRPAQHAPRYSEHFANTVRAEYSTTGANHSEGGWPRDVNLLDPEATQRYRRKVEKDDPYIHCVMSMSPGMDHYIMQNNAIDMYRAYYAEMPALPPVERNSCRTVNVFRDAAGAAGRPVRSLSWQPEGGPLLAVAHAAAEPAPRAPLASFLWDVERASQPVLALEAGAPLLALQFNPRDGHVLAGGLADGRVGAWDRRRGGAAALTCPAHAAHRELVRSVLFVNSKSGQEFFSGGPDGACKWWDLRNLSEPTDEMIMDVIKSSFDVQSMANANGISVMEYEPTIPSRFMVGTENGLVIGGNRKGKTPMEKLPLKFDAHRGPVWSLERNPGFLKNFLTVGDWTIRVFSEDCRESAVLWSPPLRHKVSAATWSPTRLSLMLVLQSDGRLAAWDLLRRQHAPALSVQLCAEPLLRVRMHDGGALAACGSSAGRVFLVELAAGLAQSDKNDKALLTAVLERESKRERILEARMREIRLKQRQAEEGSLAASAASADCAAADRDLADASADYAAQVRKELGATA